The nucleotide window TTGCATGTCTAGAAATGATGTAGCAGCCATTCATTTTGGTGAACTGAAAGATCCTGTGCGAAGTGCGAACAGTGTCCTCAAACGATTGGTACGAGACGGGAAAATTAAGCGTAGTAGAGATTTCGTTCCATATGTATACTTCCCTATTGATAGTAAGATAAAAGCCGATTCCACAAAGATTCCACACTTCTTAGAGATTGTATCGGTGTACAAAGAAATGGTACGCATTCAGAAGCCGAAAGTATTCTTAGTAGAGCCTAAGTACGGTGATAAGGGCGACTACATGGAGCCAGATGTATTTGCTATCTGGAGAGGAACGCCAGTCTTCATTGAAGTACAAAGAACTCGAGTGACGGAACAAACTATTAAAGAGAAATTAGAGAGATACGAAGCATTCTATGAAAGTGAACTATGGAAGGATGAGGCATGGCAACCAAAAGAAAAACCGATATTCCCATCTGTTGTCTTGCTGTGTGAGAACAAATATGGTGTGAAAAGTGATTTGCTACATTTTTTTGAAGCTAGAACTATCTCAGACGTGATTAGAAAGCCTGTAGACATTAAAGAAAGTCAAAATATCATTATTAGTTCAAGTAATATCAAGGTACTCCGATGATTAGGTCAAAAAAGGATGCCAAGTTGTTTCTTGTTAATTTTATGGACTACGCTAAATTTGATGGTGTTAAATACTTTTTAAAAATTGTTGAAAAAGACGGAGATTTGACACTGATGCAATATCAAGATGGATCAACCACCTGTCATAGAAAGTTTAAGACGTTCTGGGATGTGAAAGAATGGGAAGTAGATAGCGATTTTATTTACTGGAACAGAAGAGCGATTAATCTACATTTAAAAATGATTGGAGTTAAACGATGAAAGTACTATTTACTTCTCCAAATAAACTAGGTGTTCTATATGAAAAAGAATTTACACAAATCGATCATCTATTAGAGATGGTTAAGTCAAAAACAATCATCAATATAATATAAAGAGATAATGTTGTATTAGAAGGAAGATTGACGTATCATTACTACAGTATTGAAAATGGTGAAGAAATACTCGAGATAGAAATCAACAAGTGATAGCACTGCGATACACGAAACGCAATGCTACACAAATACTACACATAAAAATTTAAAAAGCTACATTTAGCAAGGGTTAAGGGTTGATTATTGATGTCCTCCTGGGACGTAAAAATGATTTTTTAGGTCAAGATGACTAAATGAAAAAATGCTCTGAACCGTTGATATATCAAGGTTTGGAGCTTTTTTCTT belongs to Mangrovibacillus cuniculi and includes:
- a CDS encoding replication-relaxation family protein, with amino-acid sequence MTTRDQAIINDLIKLGCMSRNDVAAIHFGELKDPVRSANSVLKRLVRDGKIKRSRDFVPYVYFPIDSKIKADSTKIPHFLEIVSVYKEMVRIQKPKVFLVEPKYGDKGDYMEPDVFAIWRGTPVFIEVQRTRVTEQTIKEKLERYEAFYESELWKDEAWQPKEKPIFPSVVLLCENKYGVKSDLLHFFEARTISDVIRKPVDIKESQNIIISSSNIKVLR